In Carassius carassius chromosome 19, fCarCar2.1, whole genome shotgun sequence, a single genomic region encodes these proteins:
- the chpfa gene encoding chondroitin sulfate synthase 2, with product MRFSMLIGLLRPIGPVIIGISLGFTLSLLSVSWVEESCDINTIADEAIILSQDGSLKGARRPNSISTGNDGEEEEDFQPRVIPYKPVKQSQPKKLFRAKYISTELGIRERLFVGILTSKNTINTLGVAVNRTISHHLDNVVFFTGTRSRKIPHGMVVVTHGDERLIWNMFQTIKYILEHYITEYDWFYLAQDDTYTQADRIRALVEHLSMDRVLYMGSPEEFIGGDMQGRYCYGGFGYLLSRSLLLRLQPFIENCRNDILSARHDEWLGRCIIDYADTNCVEEFEGQKYYYYEMGKNSDPSKEDNVQFMNALTVHPVSDPEQMYRLHKHFTEIELQKTYEEIRKLQAEIKNVSVVAFEGNRSALWPVGINPPFEPKTRFEVLRWDYFTEDQVYSCIDGSPKCELHGIDKLDVADVIETAMGELNKKYKPVLHLKKQQLINGYRHFDPTRGMEYTLDLQLEVVNQKGHSRSITKRVHLVRPLSHIEIIPMPYVTEATRVHIILPVTLQDREQVQQFLQVYATNAFETSENAILTFLFIYNTVEAQQVNQNDIFASVKAQIGAYEHRYPTVKIPWISVKSESPSQIKFMDIISKKHPVDTLFFISTVKTSINSEFLNRCRMNSINNWQVFFPIHFQYYNPDIAYHNQPFPNMMDLVKESGHFDRSSFTEACFYNSDYMATRTRMSSDVQENEEILENLDIYDMFVKYSGLHVFRAVEPALHQKYSYQPCNPRLSEDIYQRCMQSTLDSLGSRSQLAMVLFEQEQGNST from the exons ATGAGGTTTTCTATGTTGATCGGTCTGTTAAGGCCGATCGGCCCGGTTATTATCGGGATCTCTCTGGGATTTACTCTGAGTTTGCTGAGTGTGAGCTGGGTAGAGGAGAGCTGTGATATTAATACCATAGCAGATGAAGCAATCATTTTATCCCAGGATGGAAGTCTGAAAGGAGCTCGGAGACCCAACTCTATTTCCACTGGGAATGAtggtgaagaggaggaggatttcCAGCCGAGAGTAATCCCATATAAACCAGTCAAACAGTCTCAGCCCAAGAAACTTTTCAG GGCAAAATACATCAGCACAGAGCTGGGAATTCGAGAGCGTCTTTTCGTGGGAATACTCACCTCCAAAAACACCATCAACACTCTAGGTGTGGCCGTCAACCGCACCATCAGCCATCATCTGGACAATGTTGTGTTCTTCACTGGTACACGAAGCCGCAAGATACCCCACGGGATGGTCGTGGTCACCCACGGCGATGAACGCCTCATCTGGAACATGTTCCAGACCATCAAGTACATTCTAGAACACTACATCACAGAGTACGACTGGTTCTACCTCGCCCAGGACGACACGTACACTCAAGCAGATCGTATCAGGGCTCTGGTGGAGCACTTGAGTATGGACCGAGTGCTGTATATGGGAAGCCCTGAAGAGTTCATCGGAGGTGATATGCAGGGGCGGTATTGCTATGGGGGTTTTGGATACCTGCTATCCCGCAGTCTTCTGCTAAGGCTCCAGCCCTTCATAGAAAACTGCAGGAACGATATTCTCAGCGCCAGACATGACGAGTGGCTTGGGCGATGCATCATTGACTATGCTGATACCAACTGCGTGGAAGAATTTGAG GGGcagaagtattattattatgaaatgggAAAAAATTCTGACCCCAGTAAGGAAGATAATGTGCAGTTTATGAATGCATTGACCGTCCACCCAGTGTCTGATCCAGAGCAGATGTACAGACTTCACAAACACTTCACTGAGATCGAGCTGCAGAAAACATATGAGGAAATCAGAAAACTGCAG gcagaaataaaaaatgtgagcGTGGTGGCTTTCGAGGGCAACCGTAGTGCCTTGTGGCCAGTTGGAATCAATCCACCCTTTGAGCCAAAGACACGTTTTGAGGTCCTGCGGTGGGATTACTTCACCGAGGATCAGGTGTACTCCTGCATCGATGGCTCTCCGAAATGCGAGCTCCATGGAATCGATAAACTGGATGTAGCTGATGTCATTGAAACGGCTATGGGTGAGCTGAACAAGAAGTACAAGCCCGTTCTGCACCTGAAGAAGCAGCAACTTATTAACGGATACAGGCACTTCGACCCCACCAGAGGGATGGAGTACACCCTGGACCTCCAGCTGGAGGTGGTTAACCAGAAAGGACACAGTCGCTCCATCACCAAGAGGGTCCACCTGGTGAGGCCTCTCAGTCATATTGAAATCATCCCCATGCCTTATGTTACAGAAGCAACTCGAGTCCATATCATCCTCCCCGTCACTCTTCAAGACCGAGAGCAAGTTCAGCAGTTTTTGCAAGTGTACGCCACAAACGCGTTTGAAACCAGTGAGAATGCCATCTTGACCTTTCTCTTTATCTACAATACAGTTGAGGCCCAACAAGTCAACCAGAATGACATCTTCGCCAGCGTCAAAGCGCAAATCGGTGCTTACGAGCACCGGTATCCAACGGTTAAAATCCCCTGGATCAGCGTTAAAAGTGAAAGTCCCTCTCAAATCAAATTCATGGACATCATCTCCAAGAAGCACCCTGTTGACACGTTGTTCTTCATCTCCACTGTGAAAACCAGCATCAACTCGGAGTTCCTCAATCGCTGTCGGATGAACTCCATCAACAACTGGCAGGTGTTTTTTCCCATCCATTTCCAATACTACAATCCCGACATTGCTTATCATAACCAGCCTTTTCCCAATATGATGGATTTGGTCAAAGAGTCCGGCCACTTTGATCGCAGCTCCTTCACCGAAGCATGTTTCTACAACTCGGACTACATGGCGACTCGGACACGCATGTCTTCAGATGTCCAGGAAAACGAGGAGATCCTGGAGAACCTGGATATATATGACATGTTCGTTAAATACTCTGGCCTTCATGTTTTCCGAGCAGTGGAGCCAGCCCTGCATCAGAAATACAGCTACCAGCCGTGTAATCCTCGTCTTAGTGAAGATATCTACCAGAGGTGCATGCAGAGCACTCTGGACAGCCTCGGATCACGCTCTCAGCTCGCCATGGTGCTGTTTGAACAGGAACAAGGCAACAGTACTTAA